In Flammeovirgaceae bacterium 311, one DNA window encodes the following:
- the hslU gene encoding ATP-dependent protease ATP-binding subunit HslU (COG1220 ATP-dependent protease HslVU (ClpYQ), ATPase subunit): MLNENSYLTPRQIVEELDKYVIGQNDAKRNVAIALRNRWRRMNVTSEIQGDIVPNNILMIGATGVGKTEIARRLARIADAPFTKVEASKFTEVGYVGRDVESMVRDLVDQSVNLVKARKQEEVKEKAERMVEDTILDILIPPVKGVGRTNTSSGFSLEQDNDDIPQSDEELNERTRERFRVKLQAGELDDRKIEINIRKSAGSNMGMVGGGMMDEVSMMNLQEMLSNMMPKKSKKRKVSIAEARKLLVEEEAAKLIDMDEVKEEAIRKAENTGIIFIDEIDKVASSSGSGKGGGPDVSREGVQRDLLPIVEGSTVSTKHGVINTDHILFIAAGAFHVAKPSDLIPELQGRFPIRVELENLTEDDFYHILKEPKNALTKQYTALFHSEEVKLEFQDESLRELARMAFKLNSEVENIGARRLHTVMSQLLNDFLFDVPDIIGPNAQIMITSEMVRERLTKLVQNKDLSQYIL; encoded by the coding sequence ATGCTAAACGAAAATTCATATCTCACACCCCGGCAGATTGTCGAAGAGCTTGATAAATATGTTATTGGCCAGAACGATGCCAAACGTAATGTTGCCATAGCCCTGCGTAACCGCTGGCGGCGCATGAATGTAACCTCCGAAATTCAGGGCGATATTGTGCCCAACAACATCTTGATGATAGGCGCAACAGGTGTTGGTAAAACAGAGATTGCCCGCCGCCTGGCCCGTATAGCCGATGCCCCCTTTACCAAAGTAGAGGCCTCTAAATTTACAGAGGTAGGCTATGTTGGCCGCGATGTGGAAAGTATGGTGCGCGACCTGGTAGACCAGTCGGTAAACCTGGTAAAGGCCCGCAAGCAGGAAGAAGTAAAAGAAAAGGCCGAGCGTATGGTAGAAGATACCATCCTGGACATTCTGATCCCGCCGGTAAAAGGTGTAGGCCGTACAAACACGTCAAGTGGTTTCTCACTGGAGCAGGACAATGATGATATACCACAAAGCGACGAAGAGCTGAACGAGCGTACGCGTGAGCGTTTCAGGGTAAAACTGCAGGCCGGAGAGCTCGATGACCGTAAAATTGAGATCAACATCAGGAAATCTGCAGGCTCCAATATGGGCATGGTAGGCGGCGGCATGATGGATGAGGTGAGCATGATGAACCTGCAGGAAATGCTCTCTAACATGATGCCCAAGAAAAGTAAAAAGCGAAAGGTAAGCATTGCCGAGGCACGTAAGCTGCTGGTAGAGGAAGAGGCTGCCAAACTTATCGATATGGATGAGGTAAAAGAAGAAGCCATCCGCAAAGCAGAGAACACCGGTATTATTTTCATTGATGAAATTGATAAGGTAGCTTCCAGCTCTGGTAGTGGCAAAGGCGGCGGACCTGATGTTAGCCGTGAAGGGGTGCAGCGTGATCTGCTTCCCATTGTAGAGGGCAGCACTGTTTCTACCAAGCATGGCGTGATCAATACAGACCACATCCTGTTTATTGCTGCAGGTGCCTTCCATGTGGCCAAGCCCAGCGATCTTATCCCTGAGCTACAGGGTCGTTTTCCGATCCGGGTAGAGCTGGAGAATCTCACTGAAGATGATTTCTACCACATACTCAAGGAACCAAAGAATGCGCTTACCAAGCAGTATACTGCCTTATTCCATTCTGAAGAAGTTAAGCTGGAGTTTCAGGATGAATCCCTTAGGGAGCTTGCCCGTATGGCTTTCAAGCTGAATTCTGAAGTGGAAAACATAGGTGCACGCCGACTGCATACCGTTATGAGCCAGCTGCTCAACGATTTTCTGTTCGATGTGCCAGACATCATAGGGCCAAATGCTCAAATTATGATTACGTCGGAAATGGTGCGGGAGCGCCTCACAAAACTGGTTCAGAATAAAGATTTAAGTCAGTATATTTTGTAA
- a CDS encoding short-chain dehydrogenase/reductase sdr (COG1028 Dehydrogenases with different specificities (related to short-chain alcohol dehydrogenases)) gives MKIYITAKAWHLAGKFWKPAITFREAPATKEKDICYGLNRKVTRGGINFMDNIAYITGTSRGIGRALAEALLDDGWSVTGISRQKTLEHPEYKHLALDISAPWQQWLPQIFANHQEARRLLLINNAATLGEVGYMGHIAPEAVAAAIALNVTAPALLMNEFIKCYPKQQKLVLNISSGAGQYPVDGWSIYCSSKAALDMLTEVGAHETELIKRNNLQFFSVSPGVVDTGMQEQIRHTDKKAFSRVVYFQQLKSGKRLADPAEVARQLMMLVNHPKEFKAVKQDVRKME, from the coding sequence ATGAAAATTTACATAACAGCTAAAGCCTGGCATCTGGCAGGTAAATTCTGGAAGCCAGCTATTACTTTCAGGGAGGCTCCTGCTACGAAAGAGAAAGATATATGCTATGGGCTAAACAGGAAGGTAACAAGGGGGGGCATTAATTTTATGGATAACATTGCTTATATCACCGGCACCAGCCGGGGCATTGGCCGGGCACTGGCCGAGGCTTTATTGGATGATGGCTGGTCTGTAACCGGCATCAGCCGGCAGAAAACACTGGAACATCCTGAGTATAAACACTTGGCTTTAGATATAAGCGCTCCCTGGCAGCAGTGGCTGCCACAGATATTTGCAAATCATCAGGAAGCTAGGCGGCTGCTGCTTATTAATAATGCGGCAACCCTGGGAGAGGTAGGCTATATGGGGCATATTGCTCCGGAAGCCGTGGCTGCTGCCATTGCCCTTAATGTTACCGCTCCTGCTTTGCTCATGAATGAGTTTATTAAATGCTATCCAAAGCAGCAGAAGCTGGTACTGAACATCAGCAGCGGGGCGGGGCAATATCCTGTGGATGGCTGGAGTATTTACTGCAGCAGCAAGGCTGCACTGGATATGCTCACTGAGGTAGGCGCCCATGAAACTGAGCTGATCAAAAGAAATAACCTGCAATTTTTTTCGGTATCGCCCGGGGTGGTAGATACCGGCATGCAGGAGCAGATCAGGCACACCGACAAGAAAGCTTTCAGCAGGGTGGTGTATTTTCAGCAATTGAAGAGTGGCAAGCGGCTGGCCGATCCGGCAGAGGTTGCCCGCCAGCTAATGATGCTTGTCAATCATCCAAAGGAATTTAAAGCAGTAAAGCAGGATGTACGGAAAATGGAATAA
- a CDS encoding phosphohistidine phosphatase, sixa (COG2062 Phosphohistidine phosphatase SixA) — translation MKTLYLLRHAKSSWDDESLPDNERPLNKRGKNDAPKMGKWLQANLKPPQLILCSDSARTRATIEPVMEAWQLPAEVLRFESSLYHASTETLWDLVQSCDNKIDRLMLVGHNPGLTEFANSLCKEFETENIPTSGFAAFSFDIKSWEEAEANEAQFETYQFPKNL, via the coding sequence ATGAAAACGCTTTACCTCTTACGGCACGCCAAATCCAGCTGGGATGATGAATCACTGCCAGACAACGAACGCCCTCTAAATAAACGCGGCAAAAATGATGCTCCCAAAATGGGAAAATGGCTTCAGGCCAATCTCAAGCCGCCTCAGCTGATCCTTTGCAGCGATTCTGCACGCACCAGGGCCACTATTGAGCCTGTAATGGAAGCCTGGCAGCTGCCCGCAGAAGTACTCCGGTTCGAAAGTAGTCTGTACCATGCCAGCACAGAAACCTTGTGGGACCTGGTGCAAAGCTGTGATAATAAAATTGACCGGCTGATGCTGGTGGGGCACAACCCTGGCTTAACTGAATTTGCCAACAGCCTGTGTAAAGAATTTGAAACTGAAAACATACCCACCAGCGGGTTTGCTGCCTTTAGTTTCGATATAAAGAGCTGGGAAGAAGCCGAAGCAAACGAAGCACAGTTTGAAACCTACCAGTTTCCAAAGAACCTGTAA
- a CDS encoding Pathogenesis-related transcriptional factor and ERF protein (COG0481 Membrane GTPase LepA) produces MLYRLKLKNSDKTAIVDDKTYEYITNNEYLNTVGFLKHLRLHSSGYAFFQKNWLNKDGSYRNETIYLHKLVAEKFVDKPETTKRLFVILKNGDRLDCRVKNLEWTTFSHVTRNTRKTDNPLGYRGIVKDNQKYRAVIYKDGKRYNLGLYDTPEEAALAYNKKSIELFGKTRSLNVIDKEKQKEVDATANVQE; encoded by the coding sequence ATGTTATACAGACTGAAACTCAAGAATTCTGACAAGACAGCTATTGTTGATGACAAAACCTATGAGTACATCACCAACAATGAATACCTTAACACCGTAGGTTTCCTGAAGCACCTGCGCCTGCACTCAAGCGGCTATGCCTTTTTCCAGAAAAACTGGCTAAACAAAGATGGCTCTTACCGGAACGAAACCATTTACCTGCATAAACTTGTAGCAGAGAAATTTGTAGACAAGCCGGAAACAACTAAACGCCTTTTTGTAATTCTTAAAAATGGCGACAGACTGGATTGTCGTGTTAAAAACCTGGAATGGACTACCTTTAGTCATGTTACACGCAATACCCGCAAAACAGATAATCCACTTGGCTACCGTGGTATTGTAAAAGACAACCAGAAGTACCGTGCCGTAATCTACAAAGATGGCAAACGCTACAACCTTGGCCTGTATGACACCCCCGAAGAAGCAGCACTGGCTTATAACAAAAAGTCTATTGAGCTCTTTGGTAAAACCCGCAGCCTGAACGTAATAGACAAGGAAAAGCAAAAAGAAGTTGATGCAACTGCCAATGTGCAGGAATAA
- a CDS encoding glycosyl transferase family protein (COG0859 ADP-heptose:LPS heptosyltransferase) — protein sequence MKILVIRFSSIGDIVLTTPVVRVLKTQLPDAQVHYCTKKGFAGMLKANPYIDKLHLLEDKLNSLVQELRQERFDYVIDLHHNLRTAIIKQRLGVKSYSFDKLNFEKWMMVNFKINRLPNVHIVDRNLETVAPLGVKGDELGLDYFIPEQDEVPLEWLPEAHRSGYVAYAIGAQHNTKKLPLPRMIELCDKINKPVILLGGKEDAANGEQIENFFRQQQSSEPYEAGLKELNKRTVIFNACGKFNLNQSASLVKQAKYIFTHDTGLMHIAAAFKKTIFSIWGNTIPEFGMYPYRTQFTVFEKKGLSCRPCSKIGYNKCPQGHFLCMNGIDFDFYLP from the coding sequence ATGAAAATACTCGTAATACGATTTTCTTCTATTGGTGATATTGTGCTGACGACTCCCGTAGTACGGGTATTAAAAACACAGCTGCCAGATGCGCAGGTGCACTACTGCACCAAAAAAGGCTTTGCCGGTATGTTGAAGGCAAACCCTTATATCGACAAATTGCACCTGCTGGAGGATAAGCTCAACAGCCTGGTGCAGGAGCTCAGGCAGGAACGTTTTGATTATGTAATCGACCTTCACCACAACCTGCGCACGGCCATCATCAAACAACGGCTGGGGGTAAAGTCCTACAGCTTCGATAAGCTGAATTTTGAAAAATGGATGATGGTTAATTTTAAAATTAACCGTCTGCCTAATGTGCATATTGTAGATCGTAACCTGGAAACTGTAGCTCCCCTTGGTGTAAAGGGCGATGAACTGGGGCTGGATTATTTTATTCCGGAGCAGGATGAAGTTCCGTTGGAATGGCTGCCCGAAGCCCACCGGAGTGGCTACGTGGCCTATGCCATTGGCGCCCAGCATAACACTAAAAAACTGCCCCTCCCCCGTATGATCGAGCTCTGCGATAAAATTAATAAGCCTGTTATTTTATTAGGAGGGAAAGAAGATGCTGCCAATGGTGAACAGATAGAGAACTTTTTTAGGCAGCAGCAGAGTTCTGAGCCTTATGAAGCGGGATTAAAAGAGCTAAACAAAAGAACTGTAATTTTTAATGCTTGCGGAAAATTTAACCTAAACCAGAGCGCATCACTGGTAAAGCAGGCAAAATATATTTTTACCCACGATACAGGCCTAATGCACATTGCAGCCGCCTTCAAGAAGACTATTTTTTCCATTTGGGGGAATACTATTCCAGAATTTGGAATGTATCCCTACCGTACCCAGTTTACTGTATTTGAAAAAAAAGGGCTTTCCTGCAGGCCCTGCTCAAAGATTGGGTATAACAAATGCCCTCAGGGACACTTCTTGTGCATGAATGGCATAGATTTTGACTTCTATTTGCCGTAA
- a CDS encoding PHP family phosphohydrolase, histidinol phosphatase (COG1796 DNA polymerase IV (family X)), with amino-acid sequence MEKTDNKTIIRQLRLAATLLELHGENQFKIRSYTNAVFPLERLEQALYQMPAAEISNLQGIGKSIASNIQEILETGTFTLLEELLAKTPEGVLRMLNIKGLGPKKVQQIWQEVGIEDPEALLQACEENKLAKVKGFGAKTQDTIKEALLFAKENQGRLRYADCLPIAERLKEQLQKQFPQVAWAGEMRRCMEIITSLCLLVSHVDAAAVWEVLNSMDELKAENSCCGPYAWRGKLQETQLPVEVHVAAPAHFASTLLVLTGSDAHLGTTLENGGTMMQLARAKSYETEEAIYQEAGLAWVAPELREGRGELALAAADNLPRLIEYTDFKGILHNHSTYSDGKNTLKEMAAYCRELGFQYVGMSDHSQAAFYAGGLQIERVRQQHKEIDALNQEMAPFKIFKGIESDILADGSLDYPADQLAEFDFIVASIHGNLNMSLQKATDRLLTAIANPFTTILGHPTGRLLLRRAGYPIDHKAVIDACAEHGVIIEINANPWRLDMDWRWVSYALEKGVWISVNPDAHETAGYHDMYFGMLAGRKGGLTAERCFNAQPLEVVAKHFEQRKQKALQQI; translated from the coding sequence TTGGAAAAAACAGATAATAAAACCATCATCCGCCAGTTACGGCTAGCAGCCACCTTACTGGAGTTGCACGGAGAAAATCAATTTAAAATACGTTCCTACACAAATGCTGTATTCCCGCTGGAGCGCCTGGAGCAGGCGCTATACCAGATGCCAGCGGCGGAGATCAGTAACCTGCAGGGCATTGGCAAAAGCATTGCCAGCAATATTCAGGAAATTCTGGAAACAGGTACTTTCACACTACTGGAAGAGCTGCTGGCTAAAACCCCGGAGGGCGTGCTGCGCATGCTGAACATAAAAGGGCTGGGGCCAAAAAAAGTACAGCAGATCTGGCAGGAAGTAGGCATAGAAGATCCGGAGGCGCTGCTGCAGGCCTGTGAGGAAAACAAACTGGCTAAAGTAAAAGGCTTTGGTGCCAAAACGCAGGACACCATTAAAGAGGCCCTTCTCTTCGCAAAGGAAAACCAGGGCCGCCTGCGCTATGCCGATTGCCTTCCCATTGCGGAAAGGCTAAAGGAGCAGCTGCAAAAGCAGTTCCCGCAGGTAGCCTGGGCTGGTGAGATGCGCCGTTGCATGGAAATCATTACCAGCCTGTGTCTGCTAGTAAGCCATGTTGATGCCGCAGCAGTATGGGAAGTACTTAACAGCATGGATGAGCTGAAGGCAGAAAACTCCTGCTGCGGGCCTTATGCCTGGCGGGGCAAACTGCAGGAAACACAGCTGCCGGTAGAGGTGCATGTGGCAGCACCGGCCCATTTTGCCAGCACTCTTCTGGTGCTTACCGGCTCCGATGCACACCTGGGTACTACTTTGGAAAACGGAGGCACAATGATGCAGCTGGCCAGAGCCAAAAGTTATGAGACAGAAGAAGCCATTTACCAGGAGGCTGGCCTGGCATGGGTAGCACCCGAGCTGCGCGAAGGCAGGGGTGAGCTGGCACTTGCCGCAGCTGATAATTTACCGAGGTTAATTGAATATACAGATTTTAAGGGCATCCTCCACAACCACAGCACTTACAGCGATGGCAAAAATACTTTAAAAGAAATGGCCGCCTATTGCCGGGAGCTGGGTTTTCAGTATGTTGGCATGTCTGACCACAGCCAGGCTGCCTTTTATGCAGGCGGACTGCAGATTGAGCGGGTACGGCAGCAACATAAGGAAATTGATGCCCTGAACCAGGAGATGGCGCCTTTCAAAATTTTTAAAGGCATAGAGAGCGACATACTTGCCGATGGCAGCCTGGATTATCCGGCCGACCAGCTGGCAGAGTTCGATTTTATTGTTGCCTCCATTCATGGTAACCTGAACATGAGCCTGCAGAAAGCTACCGACAGGTTACTTACCGCTATTGCCAATCCCTTTACCACCATTTTAGGCCACCCCACCGGCAGACTTTTACTGCGCAGGGCAGGTTATCCCATAGACCACAAGGCGGTAATAGATGCCTGTGCCGAACATGGGGTGATCATAGAAATAAATGCAAACCCCTGGCGGCTGGATATGGACTGGCGCTGGGTAAGCTATGCACTTGAAAAGGGTGTATGGATTAGCGTAAACCCGGATGCACATGAAACCGCCGGCTATCATGATATGTATTTTGGCATGCTGGCAGGCAGAAAAGGAGGATTAACAGCAGAACGTTGTTTTAATGCGCAACCACTCGAGGTGGTAGCCAAACATTTTGAGCAACGTAAACAAAAAGCGCTGCAACAAATATGA
- a CDS encoding uracil phosphoribosyltransferase (COG2065 Pyrimidine operon attenuation protein/uracil phosphoribosyltransferase): MEGERLNITLRRLCEQLIENHGNFSDSCILGLQPRGTLLAHRIHHRLQDKTGLNIPYGELDATFFRDDFRRREKPLKANATHVPFIIEDKKVILIDDVLYTGRSVRAALDAMTAFGRPSKVELLVLINRRYARDLPIEPVYVGSHVNTLSSQKVLVEWQEETAAPDRAGHNRVSLIEIA; this comes from the coding sequence ATGGAAGGCGAGAGGCTCAATATAACCCTTCGCCGGCTGTGTGAGCAGCTCATCGAAAATCATGGAAATTTTTCAGACTCCTGTATTCTTGGTTTGCAACCCCGGGGCACGCTGCTGGCACACCGCATTCATCACAGGCTGCAGGATAAAACAGGCTTGAACATTCCTTACGGAGAGCTTGATGCTACTTTTTTTCGGGATGATTTTCGCAGAAGAGAAAAGCCTCTGAAGGCCAATGCCACGCATGTACCCTTTATCATAGAAGATAAAAAAGTTATACTGATAGATGATGTACTCTATACCGGCCGCAGCGTACGGGCAGCCCTGGATGCCATGACCGCCTTTGGCCGTCCCAGTAAGGTAGAGCTGCTGGTGCTCATAAACCGTCGCTATGCCCGCGACCTGCCCATAGAGCCAGTGTACGTGGGGAGCCATGTGAATACCCTCAGCAGCCAGAAAGTGCTGGTAGAGTGGCAGGAAGAAACTGCCGCGCCGGACCGCGCCGGGCATAACAGAGTATCATTAATAGAAATTGCCTGA